AAATCGCCGCTAAGTAATTTTCCACATTGTGCATGCCGGGCAACCGGATGTCCGACGCGGGCATCACCTCGGTATTGCCAACAAGAATCATGCCGTCCTCGCGCAGCCACGCGCCGTAGGTGCTGGCCCGGCGGCGGCTGAACAGGCGCACCTGCCCGCGCACGGACTCCGCAAAGCCGGCGGCAATGGCGTTATCGGCATTAATAATTGCCCGGCTGAATGCGTTCTGGTGCCGTACAATATTCTTTTTTGCTTCCACATATTCTGTCATGTCCTTATGGATGTCCAGATGGTTCGGCGAAACGTTTGTAACAACCGCCACATCGGGGCTCCTGCGCATCGAGATCAGCTGAAAGCTGGAGAGCTCGACCACAGCCACGTCCCCAGGCTGAATGGAAGCGATTTCCGGCAGCAAAGGCTTACCGATGTTCCCGCCGAGATGTACGGTTTTCCCCGAGGCTTCGAGGAGCTTGGAAAGTATGGTCGTTGTGGTGGTTTTGCCGTCGCTGCCGGTTACCGCATAGATTTTACACGGGCAAAGATCGAAAAACACTTCCATCTCCGACGTGACGGCCCGCCCCTCTTTTCTGGCCTGATCCAATTCCGGCAGAAAATACTTCATGCCCGGCGTACGAAAAATCATGTCCGCATCCAGGTTCTTTAAATAATCCTCGCCAAGGCAAAGCTCCGCCCCTAACTCCTCCAGCTGGAGTGCTGTTTCCCCCAGCTGCTCCTTCTGCCTCCGGTCACGCGCCTGTACTTTTGCGCCATGCTCCAGAAAAATCCGGATCAGCGGCAGGTTGCTCCCGCCGATCCCGCAGAAGGCAACTTTCTTCCCTTGTAACCCCTCAAAAAAGGTTTGTACCCTGCTGTCCATACCCATACGCCCCCGCCTCTCTCACTTGGTTTCTGCTTCTGCCACCATTCTATTTTAAACGATAGGATGTATTTCTTTCCCCGCCTTCGGCGGGAAAAGAAACCGCTATTTTTTATACTAAAGTAATTTGCTTCTACCATATTATACTTACCAGATTTTTAAATATCAACCGAAATCCAATCTTTCAGCATGTCCGCGTAAGTTTTAAAGGCAGATGGCAGCATATATTCCTCCAAAAGCTCTTGCCGCGTCACCCAGACAAACTCCCCGAACGGCTGCGGTGCCCGAACGGCATATGCCGTCATACGCCATTCACGGTGTGTAAAGATGTGCTTTGCCCTTGGCAGGGGCTGCACAGAAGATTCCAAAAGTCCCCATTCGCGCAGCTGTTCTTCGGCCTGCTCGGCAGAAAGCGTTCCGGAGATACCGGGAAGCTCCCACAGCCCGGCCAAAAGCCCTCTTGCGGGCCGCCGGCGCAGCGCCACCCGATCCTCCGTACACAAAAGAAATACCGTACGCTCTTCGATCACTCTGGGGCGCTTCGCCGTTTTAGCCGGCAGCTCGGCGGCAATCCCTTGCCGGTACCCGGCGCACAAGCCATTTAAGGGACATTCCGCGCACAACGGTGCGCCATTTGGCAAACACACAGTAGCCCCCAGCTCCATCAGCGACTGGTTAAAATCCCCCACCCGTTCTGGCAGGATTCCGCGCACCGCCTCGGTGACCTGACGCTTGACCGCGGCATCCTTGCTATCGCGGCGATCCGCCGTGAGGCGTGAGATCACGCGCAGCACGTTGCCGTCCACCGCGGGAACGCGAATCCCGAATGCGATGGAAGCGACCGCGCCCGCCGTATACTCCCCAAAACCCGGCAGAGCCAGAAGCTTGTCAAACGATGCGGGAACCTGCCCGCCATGCTGCTCTGCTATCACGCGCGCGGCGCGCTGCAGGTTTCGAACCCGATTGTAATACCCCAAACCCTCCCAGAGCTTGAGCAGCAGCTCCTCCGGCGCATCGGCCAGTGTTTCCACTGTGGGAAGAGCTGATAAAAAGCGTTCATAATATGGCTTTACCGCCTCTACCCGTGTTTGCTGCAGCATAATTTCAGACACCCAAACGCGGTACGGCTGTGGGTTCTCCCGCCACGGCAGTACGCGAGCCGCTTTGTCGTACCAGGAAAGAAGCGGCGGAACAATTTTGTGTAAATCCAGCGATGCTGTCAAGGAATTTCCCCTTTCTGCTAAAAAAGCCGGCGGGAGCTATGCTCCGCCGGCTGTTGCGCTCCGTTTTATTTTCTCTGCAAACGACTGGATTATCCCTTGCGAAAATACGGCTTATCGGATAAAAACTGATCCGCGGGCTTTTTCGTCATGCGTTCCCTGGTCATCAGGGGACGCGGCGGC
Above is a window of Faecalispora anaeroviscerum DNA encoding:
- the murD gene encoding UDP-N-acetylmuramoyl-L-alanine--D-glutamate ligase yields the protein MDSRVQTFFEGLQGKKVAFCGIGGSNLPLIRIFLEHGAKVQARDRRQKEQLGETALQLEELGAELCLGEDYLKNLDADMIFRTPGMKYFLPELDQARKEGRAVTSEMEVFFDLCPCKIYAVTGSDGKTTTTTILSKLLEASGKTVHLGGNIGKPLLPEIASIQPGDVAVVELSSFQLISMRRSPDVAVVTNVSPNHLDIHKDMTEYVEAKKNIVRHQNAFSRAIINADNAIAAGFAESVRGQVRLFSRRRASTYGAWLREDGMILVGNTEVMPASDIRLPGMHNVENYLAAISAVWGEVDVESIRAVAKDFSGVQHRMELVRELGGVKYYNDSIGTSPTRTISGTLSVYSDKIILLAGGYDKHLPFEELGKAIVEKVKLLILMGQTADKIEQSVKAAPEYQPGHPEILRVGGMEEAVKAAYGAAENGDIVSLSPACASFDQYTSFEVRGYHFKQLVNALPGTKKKEE
- the mutY gene encoding A/G-specific adenine glycosylase gives rise to the protein MTASLDLHKIVPPLLSWYDKAARVLPWRENPQPYRVWVSEIMLQQTRVEAVKPYYERFLSALPTVETLADAPEELLLKLWEGLGYYNRVRNLQRAARVIAEQHGGQVPASFDKLLALPGFGEYTAGAVASIAFGIRVPAVDGNVLRVISRLTADRRDSKDAAVKRQVTEAVRGILPERVGDFNQSLMELGATVCLPNGAPLCAECPLNGLCAGYRQGIAAELPAKTAKRPRVIEERTVFLLCTEDRVALRRRPARGLLAGLWELPGISGTLSAEQAEEQLREWGLLESSVQPLPRAKHIFTHREWRMTAYAVRAPQPFGEFVWVTRQELLEEYMLPSAFKTYADMLKDWISVDI